A single region of the Stigmatopora argus isolate UIUO_Sarg chromosome 6, RoL_Sarg_1.0, whole genome shotgun sequence genome encodes:
- the oxtrb gene encoding oxytocin receptor b: MEDFLRTDDNGTSGAEFRAWANGSHMVNVSAAVNPLKRNDEVAKVEVAVLGLVLLLALSGNLCVLWAIRAARPRQSRMLYFMRHLSIADLVVAVFQVLPQLIWKITFRFCGSDALCRLVKYAQVVGMFASTYMLVLMSIDRCLAICQPLRPLRGRRDRLCVGTLWLLSLIFSTPQVYIFSLQQVGGGVYDCWGDFVEPWGAKAYVTWMTLSIYILPVGVLSVCYGLICVRIWQNVNLKTRREHFLGPAPNRAPYLCRVSSIRLISKAKIRTVKMTFVVVLAYIVCWTPFFFVQMWSAWDDAAPREDTAFIIAMLLASLNSCCNPWIYMLFAGHMFQGVMHSFFCCQRFVKASSCRRPDNNSSTYAIKKDSSHRSLSHTSSTGGPAN, from the exons ATGGAGGACTTTTTACGCACGGACGACAACGGGACGTCGGGGGCCGAGTTTCGAGCGTGGGCCAACGGGAGCCACATGGTCAACGTCTCCGCCGCCGTGAACCCTTTGAAACGTAACGACGAAGTGGCTAAAGTGGAAGTGGCCGTTCTGGGTCTGGTTCTTCTACTGGCGCTTAGCGGCAACCTCTGCGTCCTGTGGGCCATCCGCGCCGCCCGACCACGCCAATCCCGGATGCTCTACTTCATGAGGCACCTGAGCATCGCCGATCTGGTGGTGGCCGTCTTCCAAGTTCTCCCGCAGCTCATCTGGAAAATCACCTTTCGCTTCTGCGGCTCGGACGCCCTCTGCAGGCTGGTGAAGTACGCGCAGGTGGTGGGCATGTTCGCGTCCACTTACATGCTGGTGCTCATGTCCATCGACAGGTGCTTGGCCATATGTCAGCCCCTCCGACCCTTGCGTGGGAGAAGAGACCGTCTGTGCGTGGGCACGTTGTGGCTGCTAAGTCTGATCTTCAGCACACCTCAAGTCTACATCTTCTCCCTGCAGCAGGTCGGGGGTGGCGTGTATGACTGCTGGGGGGATTTTGTGGAGCCGTGGGGCGCCAAAGCCTATGTGACATGGATGACCCTCAGCATCTACATCCTCCCCGTTGGCGTCCTCAGCGTGTGTTACGGCCTCATTTGTGTCAGAATCTGGCAGAATGTCAACTTGAAAACCAGGAGGGAACACTTCTTAGGTCCGGCACCCAATAGGGCGCCTTACCTGTGTCGGGTGAGCAGCATAAGACTTATCTCCAAAGCCAAGATCCGCACTGTGAAGATGACTTTTGTGGTGGTGCTGGCCTACATCGTTTGCTGGACCCCCTTTTTCTTTGTTCAGATGTGGTCTGCGTGGGATGATGCGGCTCCACGAGAAG ACACAGCCTTCATCATCGCCATGTTACTGGCCAGTCTGAATAGTTGCTGTAACCCCTGGATCTACATGCTTTTTGCCGGCCACATGTTCCAGGGCGTGATGCACAGCTTTTTCTGCTGTCAGCGCTTTGTAAAAGCATCCTCATGCAGGCGTCCCGACAACAACTCCTCCACATACGCCATCAAGAAGGACAGCAGTCACAGGAGCCTCTCGCACACATCCAGCACAGGCGGACCGGCAAATTGA
- the cav4a gene encoding caveolin-2 yields the protein MDGLRKGGDSEEVEIDLGDSSDPEEFDNEEQPEVLWKAPPDWEQEERSHLSSVVDISDTKPLLNGRDPRGMNDCLKVTFEDVIAEPVSVRSGDRVWIWSHALFEVSRVWVYRIITVLLAIPMSIISGILFAHLSCIHIWMISPFIKYILIGTIWLQNLWNVVLDVIVRPLLTSAGQCCGRFNIHVAEE from the exons ATGGATGGCCTGAGGAAGGGGGGCGATTCTGAGGAAGTGGAGATTGACCTCGGGGACTCCAGTGACCCTGAGGAGTTTGATAATGAGGAGCAACCAGAGGTACTATGGAAAGCACCTCCTGACTGGGAGCAAGAAGAAAGGAGTCATTTGTCTTCTGTGGTGGATATTAGCGATACCAAACCTCTTCTCAATGGTCGAGACCCTCGCGGAATGAATGATTGCCTCAAG GTGACGTTTGAGGATGTTATTGCTGAGCCGGTTTCAGTGCGCAGCGGGGACCGAGTGTGGATCTGGAGCCACGCTCTGTTTGAAGTGAGCCGAGTTTGGGTATACAGGATCATCACGGTGCTTCTGGCCATCCCTATGTCGATAATCTCCGGAATCCTCTTTGCTCACCTCAGCTGCATACACATATG GATGATCAGCCCTTTCATCAAGTACATTCTTATTGGAACAATCTGGTTGCAGAACCTTTGGAACGTCGTGCTGGATGTCATCGTACGACCATTGCTGACCAGCGCTGGGCAATGCTGTGGTCGATTTAACATTCATGTTGCTGAGGAATAA